Proteins encoded together in one Lathyrus oleraceus cultivar Zhongwan6 chromosome 5, CAAS_Psat_ZW6_1.0, whole genome shotgun sequence window:
- the LOC127079073 gene encoding uncharacterized protein LOC127079073, translating into MTTEDLTKKMDASEDYLKKINNLKENSFSLDLDHETSELSVFIDRVDLNELTSGIKWLSTSILSLWCTYLHRMCISKNFNKLFGFLDPNRILVHTKPAEVIQTYIQNKLDGEPKKCYLGPLLNSNHWQLFVICPEDNIIFWFCSLNRSPKKNIKVILEGALEGYHLLRGIKKKKPNWKNIMGHQQDNGWACGYYVMKNMFDIIDACIVERFNEIFTDTSSYEKESIDHMRQLWAQFFLQKVEEQENQEKKDLMTKQKRLKKTYI; encoded by the exons ATGACTACTGAAGATTTAACTAAAAAAATGGATGCTTCTGAAGATTACCTCAAAAAGATTAACAATCTCAAGGAAAATTCATTCTCTCTAGATTTGGATCATGAAACAAGTGAACTCTCAGTTTTTATTGATAGGGTGGATCTTAATGAATTAACTTCCGGTATTAAATGGCTATCCACATCTATCTTGTCTTTATGGTGCAC ATATCTACATCGCATGTGTATCTCCAAGAATTTCAACAAACTATTTGGGTTTCTCGATCCAAATAGGATACTAGTTCACACAAAACCGGCCGAAGTTATTCAAACATACATACAAAATAAGTTGGATGGAGAGCCAAAAAAATGTTATTTAGGACCATTGCTAAATAG CAATCACTGGCAATTGTTTGTCATTTGTCCTGAAGATAatattattttttggttttgttcaTTAAACAGATCTCCTAAGAAAAATATTAAGGTCATATTGGAGGG AGCTCTAGAAGGTTATCATTTATTAAGAGGTATTAAGAAGAAGAAGCCTAATTGGAAGAATATTATG GGGCATCAACAAGATAACGGATGGGCATGTGGATATTATGTCAtgaaaaatatgtttgacattATTGATGCTTGTATTGTTGAAAGATTCAATGAG ATATTCACAGACACCTCATCATATGAAAAAGAGTCAATTGATCACATGCGACAACTTTGGGCTCAATTCTTTTTGCAAAAGGTTGAAGAGCAAGAGAACCAGGAAAAGAAAGATTTAATGACAAAACAGAAGCGATTAAAAAAAActtatatatag
- the LOC127088101 gene encoding uncharacterized protein LOC127088101, whose protein sequence is MDKPSSSSPKKKKTRGVTALLRFIAKLPDGEKYQIDFDPDTFQPIGQYAAKFKSYLSFIARSKVSINEKQWKKISDKLKDVIWDDITCKFTCPTDKEFRKHWFVYMGERLKQFKTLLSNVYIFGKGDKHGNTTPFEKYKFIKEEDWDLFVQTRQKEDFQEKRLKGKTHASKNIHPHILSRGGYEKLRATVMEERRKKVIEEAKGDESLMVDPPELKRYEAWLMARQKPSGNFTSEATNLVASKIGELVEKNTQGTIVFEGHDDILTVALGINEHPGRIRTAPRGVGFKKFYGKSSRSTLGGVSQDDLLAHLQALEQKMNIDFQHKLQKHLQQQRTELQQQMQKEMQEERAQIQQGMKLLQQMQLELRSERPKEMFIKEVCVTGYN, encoded by the exons ATGGATAAACCATCTAGCTCTTCACCAAAAAAAAAGAAGACTAGAGGTGTCACAGCATTGCTACGTTTCATTGCCAAACTTCCTGATGGTGAAAAATACCAAATTGATTTTGATCCTGATACCTTCCAACCCATTGGTCAGTATGCTGCAAAGTTTAAAAGTTATTTGTCATTCATTGCACGTAGCAAGGTTAGTATAAATGAAAAGCAATGGAAAAAGATAAGCGATAAGTTGAAGGACGTGATATGGGACGATATCACG TGTAAGTTCACTTGCCCCACTGATAAAGAATTTAGGAAGCATTGGTTTGTTTATATGGGGGAACGATTGAAGCAATTTAAGACATTGCTCTCAAATGTCTATATATTTGGGAAAGGAGATAAGCATGGAAATACAACTCCATTTGAAAAGTATAAATTTATCAAAGAAGAAGATTGGGATTTGTTTGTCCAGACTCGACAAAAAGAAGATTTTCAA GAGAAAAGGCTAAAAGGAAAGACACATGCATCAAAGAATATCCACCCTCATATTTTGTCTCGTGGTGGTTATGAAAAACTTAGGGCCACCGTAATGGAAGAGAGGAGGAAAAAAGTGATTGAAGAGGCCAAAGGTGATGAAAGTTTGATGGTTGACCCTCCCGAACTAAAGCGATATGAGGCATGGTTGATGGCTCGACAGAAGCCATCGGGAAATTTTACATCTGAGGCAACAAACTTAGTAGCATCTAAGATT GGAGAGTTAGTGGAAAAAAATACACAAGGTACTATTGTCTTTGAAGGGCATGACGATATCTTGACTGTTGCCCTTGGAATAAATGAACACCCTGGTCGGATCCGCACTGCTCCTAGGGGTGTGGGCTTTAAGAAATTCTATGGAAAAAGTTCACGCTCCACCTTAGGAGGTGTCTCTCAAGATGACCTTCTAGCCCACCTTCAAGCCTTGGAGCAAAAAATGAATATAGATTTCCAACATAAATTACAAAAACatctccaacaacaaagaacAGAGCTCCAACAACAAATGCAAAAAGAGATGCAAGAGGAGAGAGCTCAAATCCAACAAGGAATGAAACTCCTACAACAGATGCAATTGGAGCTCCGCTCCGAGAGGCCTAAAGAGATGTTTATAAAAGAGGTATGCGTAACTGGATACAATTAA
- the LOC127079074 gene encoding uncharacterized protein LOC127079074, which produces MDRSWMQKNRLSEEYKKGVLEFLKFAETNLPESNGRFHCPCAKCVNIAPLEAHIVWEHLGVNGICQNYTKWIWHGELSDAPKASPKEEFDVEMGDRLEDMIRDIGQDSFQRANIHDTLCNDSKIPLYPNCKNFTRLSAVLRLFNLKAINIWTDKSFTQLLELLKEMLPEENMLPNRAYEAKKILCPMGIEYKKIHACPNDCILYWKDNEEKEKCPKCMTSRYKKKSDDEGCDVTTKGPPAKVLWYLPIIPRFKRLFGNLNDAKNIRWHAEERKCDGKIRHPADSLQWKKVDTLFPDFGIEPRNLRLGLSTDGMNPYGSLSSNHSSWPVLLIIYNLSPWLCMKRKHVMLSMMISGPKQPGNDIDVYLSPLIDDLRKLWDEGIDVFDSFSNETFKLRAMLFCTINDFPAYGNLSGYKVKGHKACPICEKDTCYHQLEKGKKTVYLGHRRFLNHNHPYRRLKKAFNGYQEYKVAPKALTGEEVYHRVRNISVSFGKKKQKKITSNNIWKKSSVFFDLPYWSSLDVR; this is translated from the coding sequence ATGGATCGTAGTTGGATGCAAAAAAATCGCCTATCCGAGGAGTATAAGAAAGGAGTGTTAGAGTTTTTGAAATTTGCTGAAACTAATCTTCCTGAAAGTAATGGAAGATTTCACTGTCCTTGTGCTAAGTGTGTAAATATTGCACCTTTAGAGGCTCACATCGTATGGGAACACTTAGGAGTTAACGGGATTTGTCAAAATTATACAAAGTGGATATGGCATGGTGAATTGTCTGACGCGCCAAAGGCCTCTCCTAAAGAAGAGTTTGATGTAGAGATGGGTGATCGTCTAGAAGATATGATCCGTGATATTGGACAAGACTCTTTTCAACGGGCAAATATACATGATACTCTTTGCAATGACAGTAAAATCCCTTTGTATCCAAATTGTAAAAACTTCACACGACTGTCGGCTGTGCTAAGATTGTTCAATTTGAAGGCGATTAATATTTGGACAGATAAAAGCTTCACACAATTGTTAGAGTTGTTGAAGGAAATGTTACCGGAAGAAAACATGTTGCCGAACCGGGCCTATGAGGCAAAAAAGATATTATGTCCAATGGGTATAGAATATAAGAAAATACACGCATGCCCTAATGACTGCATATTGTATTGGAAAGATAATGAAGAGAAAGAAAAATGTCCCAAGTGCATGACATCACGCTATAAGAAGAAGAGTGATGATGAAGGTTGTGATGTGACCACAAAGGGTCCTCCAGCAAAGGTGTTATGGTACCTTCCAATTATTCCAAGGTTTAAGCGATTGTTTGGTAATTTAAATGATGCGAAGAATATTAGATGGCATGCAGAAGAAAGGAAGTGTGATGGAAAAATTCGGCATCCAGCCGACTCTTTGCAATGGAAGAAGGTTGATACTTTATTTCCAGACTTTGGCATTGAACCAAGAAACCTTAGGCTTGGACTTTCTACTGATGGAATGAATCCATATGGTAGTTTAAGTAGTAACCATAGTTCATGGCCCGTTCTCTTGATTATCTATAATTTATCTCCTTGGTTGTGCATGAAGAGGAAACATGTTATGTTATCTATGATGATTTCTGGACCAAAACAACCAGGAAATGACATAGATGTTTATCTAAGCCCGTTGATTGATGACTTAAGAAAGTTGTGGGATGAAGGAATTGATGTATTTGATAGTTTTTCAAATGAAACTTTCAAATTGCGGGCTATGTTATTTTGCACCATCAATGACTTTCCAGCTTATGGTAACTTGTCTGGTTATAAAGTTAAGGGGCATAAAGCATGCCCTATATGTGAAAAAGATACATGCTACCATCAATTAGAGAAAGGAAAAAAGACTGTTTACCTTGGACACCGAAGATTTCTTAATCATAATCACCCATATCGAAGATTGAAAAAGGCTTTTAATGGATATCAGGAGTATAAAGTTGCCCCAAAGGCCTTAACTGGAGAAGAAGTCTATCATCGGGTGAGGAACATAAGTGTTAGTTTtggaaaaaaaaaacaaaaaaagatTACAAGTAATAATATATGGAAGAAGAGTTCAGTGTTCTTTGACCTTCCATATTGGTCCAGTCTTGATGTAAGATGA